ACTGGCGGCGGGACCAGCGGACTGGTTCAATTCTGGAGTGGGTATCGATTCGTTCATAGCGGGAATTGTAACGCGGCTAGCAGCCGTTCGTCGCCTGAGCCGGTGAGAGTAACGTCGCTAAATCCAAGCGCATGTGCAGTTTCGGCAATACGGGCATGTGGCACAAGGAGATGCTGCTGTTGGATTTTTGCAACACCGCTGCCGCTTTCGACCTGCCGCACCAGCTCCAGCAGATGCCGCAGCGCCTCCGAACTGGTGATTATCCAGTCATTCCGGCTGTCCAGCAATTGCTGCAGCCGGGTTGCCAGCGCCTGGTCCAGCTGCGGCGCCTGGCGTCGATAGGCGGCAATCGCCTGCACCTGGATGCCGGCCGCCAGCAAGGCATCGGCAAAAAATTCGCGGCCGCTTTCGCCGCGCACCAGCAGCACTTTGGCGCCGCGCAAGGCGTCCAGGTCGAGCGCCTGCAGCAAGCCTTCCGAATCCGTGCGGGCCGGATCGGGCGGACTGAAGATAGTGGCGTTTTGCGCAGTCAGGCCGTACTGCGCCAGCGCTGCCCGGCTGCCCTCGCCGACGATGCCGATCGCCACCTGCCGCGGCCAGCTGGACACATGGCGCATGGCGGCGTCGATCGCGTTCGGACTGACGAACACCGCCAAGGCGTAGTCGTCGAGCCGCGCCAGCACCGCCTGCAAAGGCGCGCTGTCGCGCAAAGGCAGGATTTCCAGCAAGGGGAAGACAATAGGCTGGCGGCCGCGCGCCGCAATCTGTTGCGCCAGCGCCGTAGCTTGCGCCGCCGGCCTGGTGATGATGATGGGAGATGGGCTAGGCGACATAGATACTAGATGGCTGGCCGCACTGCTTGCGGGAATGGCATGTGGCGCACTAGGCCTCCCGGCAAAGCGCGAGAATTGCCGCCGCACCCTGCGCCGCCAACTCCTCGGCAATTTTTCCGCCCAGCGCCTGCGCTGCATCGGCCGCGCCGCTGGCGTCGGCGGTCACCACATGTTTGCCGTCCGGGGTGCCGATCATGGCGCGCAAGCGCATCTGGCCGCCATCTATGGTGGCGAAGGCTGCCAGCGGAATCTGGCAGCTGCCGCCGAAAGCACGCGACAAGGTACGCTCCGCTGTCACCGCCTGCGCGGTCGGCAAATGGTTCAAGGGCGCCAGGATGTGCTGCAGATCGGCGCGGTCCTCACAAATTTCAATCGCCATCGCGCCCTGCCCCGGCGCCGGCAAGCTCTGTTCCGGCTCGATCAGCGCCTTGATCCGGTCCGCCAGACCCAGCCGTTTCAGGCCGGCGGCGGCCAGGATGATGGCGGCGTACTCGCCGCGATCGAGCTTGGCTAGCCGGGTGTCGAGGTTGCCGCGCAAGGGCTTGATCTGCAAATGCGGAAAGCGCGCGGCGATCAGCGACTGGCGGCGCAGGCTGCTGGTGCCGACCACGGCGCCGGCCGGCAACTGTTCCAGTCCGGCGTAGTCATTGGAAACGAAAGCATCGCGCGGATCTTCCCGCTCCAGCACGGCCGCCAGCGCAAAGCCGGGCGGCAGATCCATCGGCATGTCTTTCAGCGAATGCACCGCCAGGTCGGCGCGGCCTTCCGCCATCGCCACTTCCAGCTCCTTCACAAACAGGCCCTTGCCGCCCACCTTGGACAAGGTGCGGTCAAGAATTTGATCGCCGCGGGTGGTCATGCCGAGGATTTCTATATTACAGTCTGGATATAATGCAGATAAGCGCGCACGCACGTGTTCCGCTTGCCACATGGCGAGACGGCTTTCACGCGATGCAATGATCAACTTGGAGGGGGAGGATATTTTCGACACAGGTTCTTTCAGGTATTAGCCATGCATCTTGATGCAGCAGACGTCGCCGGACAGAGTTATCTGACCGCTAACAAGCCATATCAAAAACGCCCAACGAAATGCATTGTTTCCACTGCGGATTTTAACATGCGCTCCCTGTAGCCTCAGTTGTACATCCTATATCGGAATAGTTATATCGCAAGCGTTTGACCCCTTAGCAACTGTTACACGCCCTTCGTCCCTCACCCCAGAAAAGCTGATTGCACTCGTTATTATGGCAAAACAATTGAATTCTGCTGTCCAGGTAAAAAAATCCCCTCCCAACAAAGATGCGCCGCTCAAGGAAGATATCCGTCTGCTGGGCCGCTTGCTGGGCGACGTGCTGCGCGAACAAGAGGGCGATGCGGTATTTGAAGTAGTAGAAACCATCCGCCAGACGGCCGTGCGTTTCCGCCGCGAGTCGGACCCGCAAGCCGGCGCCGATCTCGACAAGCTGCTAAAAAAACTCACCCGCGACCAGACCAATTCGGTGGTGCGGGCATTTTCCTATTTTTCGCACCTGGCGAATATCGCCGAAGACCAGCATCACAACCGCCGCCGCCGCGCCCACCTGCTGGCCGGCTCGGCCGCGCAAGCCGGCAGCGTCGCCCATGCCTTGAGCAAACTGGATGACGCCGGCGTTTCCGGCGCCACCGTGCGCAACTTCCTCAAGGATGCGCTGATTTCACCGGTGCTGACCGCCCATCCGACCGAAGTGCAGCGCAAGAGCATCCTCGACGCCGAACGCGAAATCGCCCGCCTGCTTGCCGAGCGCGACCGTCCGCTGACCGCCAAGGAACTGCGCGATAATACTGAACTGCTGCGCGGCCGCATCGCCACCCTCTGGCAGACCCGTATGCTGCGCTACACCAAGCTGACCGTGGCCGATGAAATCGAAAACGCCCTGTCCTATTACCGCATCACCTTCCTGCGCGAACTGCCGGCGCTGTACGACGACATCGAAGGCGAAATCGCCACCCAGTTCCCGACCCGCGGCCGCCAGGGCAGCACCGAACTGGCGCCGTTCGTGCAGATGGGCAGCTGGATCGGCGGCGACCGCGACGGCAATCCGAACGTCAACGCTGGCACCATGCAGCGCGCGCTGACGCGGCAATCGACCACCATTTTCGATTTCTACCTGGAAGAAGTGCACGCCCTCGGCGCCGAACTATCGGTCTCGACCTTGATGGTTAGCGTCAACCAGGAATTGCTGGCGCTGGCGGAAAATTCGCCGGACACCTCGGACCATCGTGCCGACGAACCCTATCGCCGCGCTCTGATCGGGATTTACGCGCGGCTGGCCTCGACCGCGCGCGAACTGGGCGCCACCAACATCTTGCGCCAGGAAGTCGGCGCCGCGGCCCACTATATGGCGCCGCAGGAATTCACCCGCGAATTGCAGATCGTCGAAGACTCGCTGCGCGCCCACCATGGCAGCGCCCTGATCAAGCCGCGGCTGGCGACGCTCAAGCGCGCCTCCGAGATTTTCGGCTTCCACCTGGCCTCGCTCGACATGCGCCAGAGTTCCGATGTGCATGAACGGGTGCTGACCGAGCTGTTCGCGCAGGCGCAGGTGGAAGGCGCCTACGACAAGCTGAGCGAAGAACAGAAGATCGACCTGCTGTTGGCCGAACTGGCCAAGCCGCGCCTGCTGTACTCGCCGTATATCGATTACTCCGACGAGACCGTTTCGGAGTTATCGATCCTGCGCGCGGCAGGCGAGATGCGCAAGCGCTACGGCGCGCGCTCGATCCGCAACTACATCATCTCGCATACCGAAACCGTGTCGGACCTGCTGGAAGTGTTACTGCTGCAGCAGGAAACCGGCTTGCTGCGTCCTGAAGGCAAGGACAAGGCGAGCAAGGATGGCAAGGATAGCGGCACGCTGGAAGTGATGGTGATCCCGCTGTTTGAAACCATTCCCGACCTGCGCCGCGCGGCTGCGATCATGGAACAGTTCATGGCGCTGCCACCGGTGGCGCGCCTGATCGCCAAGCAAGGCAAGCTGCAGGAAGTGATGCTGGGCTATTCCGATTCCAACAAGGACGGCGGCTTCCTCACCTCCAACTGGGAACTGTACAAGGCCGAGATCCAGCTGGTGCGCGTGTTCGACCAGGCCGGCGTCAAGCTGCGCCTGTTCCATGGCCGCGGCGGCACCGTCGGCCGCGGCGGCGGCCCAAGCTACCAGGCGATCCTGGCGCAGCCGCCAGGCACCGTCAACGGCCAGATCCGCCTGACCGAACAAGGCGAAATCATCGCTTCCAAATTCTCCAATCCGGAAATCGGCCGCCGCAACCTGGAGCTGCTGGTGGCGGCGACGCTGGAAGCCAGCCTGATGCCGAACACCGCCGACAGCAAGCAGATGAAAAAGCTGGGCGAGTTTGAAGAACTGATGGATGGCTTGTCGGAACGCGCCTACCAGTCGTACCGCAACCTGGTGTATGAAACCCCGGGCTTCACCGACTACTTCTTCGCCGCCACGCCGATCGCCGAAATCGCCGAACTGAATATCGGTTCGCGCCCTGCTTCGCGTAAATCGACGCGCCGCATCGAAGACCTGCGGGCGATTCCATGGGGCTTTTCCTGGGGCCAGTGCCGCTTGCTGCTGCCGGGCTGGTACGGCTTCGGCAGCGCCATCGAAAGCTGGCTGGACGAAGATAACGACAGCGGCAAAGACGCCAAGCTGAAAAGCCAGAAACTGGCGACCCTGCGCGTGATGTACAAGGAATGGCCGTTCTTCGCCACCCTGCTGTCGAACATGGATATGGTGTTGTCGAAAACCGACCTGGCGGTGGCCTCGCGCTACGCCGGGCTGGTCACCGACCGCAAGCTGCGCAACAGCATCTTCAAGCGCATCGTCGATGAACATGAGCGCACCAGCAGCATCCTGTCGGCCATCACCGGCGCCAAGGACCGCCTGTCCGGCAATCCGCTGCTGGCGCGTTCGATCAAGAACCGCTTCGCCTATCTCGATCCGCTGAATCACTTGCAGGTCGAGCTGATCAAGCGCCACCGCAGCGTGACCGCTGCTGGCCGCACGACAGAAGAGCGGGTCAAGCGCGGCATCCACTTGAGCATCAACGGGATTGCTGCGGGCTTGCGCAATACCGGCTGACCACGGTTAGCTGGAAGCGGCGGGCGGCTCAACGTCGGGATCGGTCGCTTTGACCGGCTCGGCGTCGAGCGCCGCGCGCAAGCGCGGCAGGCTCTCCGGATAGCGCCGGGCGATGAAAGCGATCATCTCTTCACGAATGGCGCAGCGCAAGTCGAAGGCCGCGCCAGAATCCTTCGCGCTGACCAGCAAGCGTAACTGCATGGCGCGCTCGCTGGCGTCGGTCACGTGCAGCACGCAAACTCGGCCATCCCACAATAGCGATTGTTTGCATATGCGCTCGAATTCGGCGCGCACGGCGGGCACCGGGACAGCGAAATCCAGCCACAGGAAAACCGTGCCGAGGATGGTCGAGGATTTATGCGTCCAGTTTTCAAACGGGTTTTCTATAAACCATTGCAAAGGCACGATCAGGCGCCTTTCATCCCAGATCCGCACCACCACGAAGCTGCCGGTGATTTCTTCGACCCGCCCCCACTCGCCTTTGACGATCAAGACATCGTCGATGCAGATCGGCTGCGAAAACGCAATCTGCATGCCGGCAATGAAATTCCCCAGCACCGGCCGCGCCGCGATGCCGGCGACCAGGCCCGCTATCCCGGCGGAGGCCAGCAAGCTGGCGCCGAACTGACGGGCGCCGGGCAAGGTCAGTAAAACGAAGCTCAAGCCGAGCAGGCCGGTAATGAAGTAGGCGCTACGCGTCAGCACCCTGGTCTGGGTCACGATACGGCGGGCTTTCAGGTTATCGGCGGCACTGACGGGGTTGAGCTGGACCACGGTGGCGCTTAACGCCCGGATGCAGCGCATCGCCAGCCAGGTCAAGGCGGCGATCAGCGCTACCGAGGTCAGATAGGACAGCGGCAGCAGCCACGGAGTCTCGTCCGGCGCCCCGGTCAGCACCAGGCGGACCGCGAACAGGATCAGGCACGCCTGGCTGGCGCGATAAGCGATAAAACTGGCATTCGTGAGGTAGGGACGGTTCCGGCCCATCCGCCGCAGCAGCATGATACCCACACGATGCAGCACGCCGGCCAGCAGCGCCGCTAACAAGGCAGCGCCAAGCACATAAAGGCCGGCTTCCAGGTATTGCAACTCGGGAAAAATGCTCAGATTCATCCAGGGACTCCATTATTTGATCGAATCCGGCATCCCCGCTACTCACGGCCGGCGTCGGACTAGAGTTTTTTCTGCAGCAGCATTGCCTTGCCCATGGCCGGATCCAGTTCATAAGCGGCAAACCCGGTCGACTTATAGAGCGCCTGGGCACGCTGGTTGCCTTCCAATACCTCCAGGGTGATCTTGCAGCAGCCCAGTCCGAGCGCTACCTGCTCAACCTGCGCGATCAGCTGCTTCGAAATCCCGCGGCCGCGAAATTTCTCCGCAACCGCCAGATCGTGGATATTCAGCAGCGGCTGACAGGCAAAAGTCGAGAATCCCTCAATGCAGATCGCCACTCCCGCCGGCTCGTCGCCGGCAAAGGCCAGCACCACATGGACATCGTTTCTTTTGCCGAGGGTGGCGACCAGGTTGCTTTTGACGAAATTGGTGAGTTGCTGGCCGCCGCCCATGGCGTCCATTGCATAACCGTTCAACAGCTCCACAATTGCAGTGGCATGGCGCGCATTGGCGAAATCGGCGTTCACTATCTGAGTCATGTTCTTGATCCTGGTTCAGTATTGATGAATGTTTCTGATTTTATATCAATGCCGGCAATCCCCGGCAGGTGCCAAAAAAGCGCAGCTACTCCCTGTTTTAGTGACAATTATCGACAGCGCTTACCAATTTGGTGAGCTGATACATCAATCTTGTATATCAGATTGGTGCATCAGTCTCAAATATCACCTGGCATACGACTTGCTGGTAGTCCGGCATGACCGCCACCGCCAAATCCTCCACCCAGATCGCCGAACGGATCACCGAAGCGATGCTGGCGCGCAAACTTGCGCCCGGCACCCGTCTGGGCGAGCAGCAGCTGGCGGAATTGTTTGGCGTCAGCCGCACCCAGATCCGCGAAGCGCTGACGCGGCTGGTGACGCGCGGGATCGTTACGGTCAGCGCGCGCCGCGGCTGGTATGTGATCGAACCGACGCCGGAAGATGCGCGCGCCGCTTTTGAAGCACGGCGGGTGCTGGAACTGGGCCTGCTGCGCCATGCGCGGCCGATCAGCTCGGAAGCGATCCGTGCCCTGCGCCTGCATGTCGAGCGCGAACAGGCGGCGCTGGAAGGCGACGACGTCGCCGGCCGCAGCTTCCTGCTGGGCGATTTCCACGTCTGCCTGTGCGAATCGTTCGGTAATCCATTGCTGGCCGACACGCTGCGCGACCTGACCACGCGCACCACGCTGACCGCCATGCAATACCAGTCATCGCATCACGCCAGGCAATCCTGCGCCGAACACGTCGGCATCGTCGCCGCCCTGGAAAACGGCGACCTGGAGCAGGCGGAACAATTGATGCACAGCCATTTATGCAACGTTGAAGCGGGCCTGGAAGAGTCGCTGCATAGTGGCCGTGGCCCGCTGTCGCCGCTGCAGCAGGCGCTGGCGCCGCTCAATGAAAATTTCGACAAGCAGTCATTCGCAATACCACCCCAGCTGAAGGAGTTTTAACATGAAATTTCCCAAGATTCTGTTTGCCATGGTCGCCGTTACCGCCCTGTTCAGCAGCACCGCCCGGGCCGATGCGCTTGACCAGATCGTCAAGAGCGGTGTGCTGAAGGTCGCGGTGCCGCAGGACTTCCCGCCGTTCGGCTCGGTCACCAGCGATCTCAAGCCACAAGGCCTGGATATCGACGTCGCCACCCTGATCGCCAAGAAACTGGGCGTCAAGGTCGAACTGGTGCCGGTCACCAGCGCCAACCGCGTGCCTTACCTGCAAACCAAGAAGGTAGACCTGATCATTTCCAGCCTTGGCAAGAACCCGGAGCGCGAAAAAGTCATCGATTTCAGCGAAGCCTATGCTCCTTTCTATAACGGCGTGTTCGGCGGCGCCGATCAGAAAGTCGCCAGCGCGGCCGACCTGGCCGGCAAGACCGTGGGCGTGACCCGCGGCGCGGTGGAAGACCTGGAACTGAGCAAGATCGCTCCAGCCAGCGCCACTATCAAGCGTTATGAAGACAATAACGGCACCATCAGCGCCTTCCTCTCGGGCCAGGTTCAATTGGTAGCAACCGGCAACGTGGTGGCGGCGGCGATCATCGCCAAGAATCCGCCGAAGAAGCCCGAAACAAAATTCCTGATCAAGAATTCGCCATGCTCGATCGGCCTCAACAAAGATGAGAAGAAGCTGCTCGACAAGGTCAACGCCATCCTGGCGGAAACCAAGAAGGACGGCGAACTGAACGCGATCAGCGTCAAGTGGCTGGGACTGCCGCTGCCGGCCAACCTGTAATTGCCAGCTGCGGAACCAGTCTCATGAGCTACCATTTTGATTTCCTGGCCGCGTTCGACTATCCCGCCGTGCTCATCAAGGGCGTGCTGGTCACGATCGAGCTGATCGCCATCGGCGGTGTGCTCGGCATCACGGTCGGCATCTGTGCGGCCTGGGCCAAGACCCAGGGACCGCGCTGGCTGCGGCCGCTGGTCAGCGCCTATGTCGAGCTGATCCGCAACACGCCGTTCCTGATCCAGCTGTTTTTCATCTTTTTCGGGCTGCCCGGAGTCGGTTTGCAAATCTCCGAGATGGAAGCGGCCTTGCTGGCCATGGTGATCAACCTGGGCGCCTACAGCTGCGAAATCATCCGCGCCGGCATCGCCGCCGTGGCGCGCGGGCAGATCGAAGCCGGCCTCAGCCTGGCGATGACCCGCATGCAGATCTTCCGCCACGTGATCCTGCCGCCGGCCTTGCAAAAGATCTGGCCGGCTCTGTCGAGCCAGGTGGTGATCGTGATGCTGGGTTCGGCGGTCTGCTCGCAGATCGCGGTGGAAGAACTCGCTTACGCGGCCAATTTCATCCAGGGCCGCAATTTCCGTTCGTTTGAATCCTATCTGTTGTCCACCGCCATCTACCTGTTGCTGGCCATCGGCCTACGCCAGTTATTGCACCTGCTCGGCAACCTGTTGTTCGGACGGCGGACGCCAAAGGGGGCTGCATGATTTCGTTCTCACTGTGGGATATCGTGCGCAACCTGCTGCTGGCCTTGCGCTGGACCGTGCTGCTGTCGCTGGCCTCGTTTGCCCTCGGCGGCCTGCTCGGCCTGATCGTGCTGTTCCTGCGCACCTCCAAGCAGACCTGGCTGCGGCGCGTCACCAAGATGTACATCGAACTGTTCCAGGGCACGCCGTTGCTGATGCAATTGTTCCTGGCCTTTTTCGGCCTGGCGCTGTTCGGCCTCGACGTTCCGGCCTGGCTGGCGGCGGGCCTGGCGCTGACCTGCTGGAGCAGCGCCTACCTGGCGGAAATCTGGCGCGGCTGCGTGGAAGCGATTCCGCGCGGCCAGTGGGAAGCATCGTCGTCGCTGGCGATGACCTATCTGCAGCAGATGCGCCATGTGATCCTGCCGCAAGCCTTGCGCATCGCGATTCCGCCTACCGTCGGTTTCAGCGTGCAAATCGTCAAAGGCACCGCGGTCACCTCGATCATCGGCTTCGTCGAGCTGTCGAAAGCCGGCACCATGATCACCAACGCCACCTTCCAGCCGTTCACGGTGTATGCCGTGGTCGCGCTGATGTACTTCGCGTTGTGCTGGCCGCTGTCCAAATACAGTCAGTCTCTGGAAAGGAAATTCAATGGCACTCATCGCGATTGACAATGTAAAGAAGAGCTTCGGCGACAACCAGGTGCTGAAGGGCATCCGGCTGGACGTGGAAGCCGGCGAAGTGATCGCCATCATCGGCAAGAGCGGCTCCGGCAAGAGCACCCTGCTGCGCTGTATCAACGGCCTGGAAAGCATAGACGAGGGCAATATCAGCGTCGGCGGCGCCCACCTGGGCAAGAGCGAGCTGGAACTGCGCGCGCTGCGCCTCAAGGTCGGCATGATCTTCCAGCAGTTCAACCTGTTTCCTCACCTGACAGTCGGCCGCAATGTGATGCTGTCGCCGATGATCGTCAAAGGCACTAGCGAAGCGGCGGCTCGCAAGTCGGCGCAAGACAACCTGGCGCGGGTCGGCCTGGCGGAAAAATTCGACGCCTACCCGGACCAGCTGTCCGGCGGCCAGCAGCAGCGGGTAGCGATTGCGCGTGCGCTGACGATGCAGCCGCAGGCGCTGCTATGCGACGAGATTACCTCGGCGCTGGACCCTGAACTGGTGAACGAAGTGCTGACCGTGGTGCGCAGCCTGGCGGAAGAAGGCATGACCTTGCTGATGGTGACCCATGAAATGCGCTTCGCCCGCGAAGTCTGCGACCGTGTGGTGTTCATGCATCAGGGAAAAGTGCATGAAATCGGGCCGCCGGAAGAGATTTTTGCACATCCGAAAACGGCCGAGCTGCAGCAGTTTCTGGGGGCTGCCAACTGACGGCAGGCTGCCTGAAAATGGCAGCTTGTTGGCAAAAACGGGGGAACGCTTGCGCAATTCTGTAAAATTGCGGATTAGGCACCGTTAATAATGGAAGCACACATGAATTCAATAAGCACCACCCCGCCGCTTGCAGCAGACCTTGTTTCCTTCATCGAAGGCTTGCCGAAAGCGGAATTGCACCTGCATATCGAAGGCACGCTGGAACCAGAATTACTGTTTGCACTGGCACAACGCAACAACGTCACTCTACCCTACGCGTCGGTCGAGGAACTGCGCGCAGCCTACGCTTTCACCGACCTGCAATCCTTCCTCGACCTCTACTACGCCGGCGCCGCCGTGCTGCAGACCGAGCAGGATTTTTATGACATGACCATGGCCTACATCGTCCGCTCGCGCGCCGACAATGTCCGCCATTCTGAAATTTTCTTCGACCCGCAAACCCATACCGAGCGCGGCATCGCCATCGAGGTGGTGTTCGCCGGCATCGCTCGCGCCTTGCGCGAGGCGCGCGACCAGCACGGCTTCAGCAGCGCCATCATCATGTCCTTCCTGCGCCATCTGTCGGAAGAAGACGCCTTCGCCACATTGGAAGCAGCGCTGCCGCTGCGCGCCGAGTACCGCGACCTGTGGATAGGCATCGGCCTGGATTCAGCCGAGCGCGGCAATCCGCCGGAAAAATTTGCGCGAGTGTTCGCGCGCTGCCGCGAACTCGGCTTCCACCTGGTCGCCCATGCCGGCGAAGAAGGTCCGCCGCAATACGTTTCGGATGCGCTGGATATGCTGCATGTCGAGCGCATCGATCACGGCGTCCGCAGCGAAGAAGATCCGGCCCTGATGAAACGCCTGGCGGAACAGCGCATTCCGCTGACGGTATGCCCGCTCTCCAACCTCAAGCTGTGCGTGGTCGACGACATGCGCAAGCACAACCTGGCGCGCCTGCTGCACGCCGGCCTGGCGGTCACCGTCAACTCTGACGATCCGGCCTATTTCGGCGGCTACATGAATGCCAATTTCCTGGCGGTGGCGGCGTCGCTGCGCCTGAGCCGCACCGAACTGGTGATGCTGGCGCGGAATGCCTTTGAAGCGACTTTCCTGCCGGCTGCGGCCAAACAGCAGTTGCTGCTGGAGCTGGATGGCTATTGCATGGCGCATTGATTCCGCTGGTTTAGCCGGCGCCGTTTGAGACGCTGGCGGACTTACCGCAACCCGCCTCGCCAGTCTGGCGTGGCGGGTTTTTCATATGCGCGCCGCGGACAAAAAAAAGGTTCTTCACGGATTATCGGGAAGTAATCTAGAAATGGGAAAGCGGTGAAGTAAGTTTAAACTTGTTGTGCGACCAACAGTTTCTACCCAACCCCACCGCTTTCAATGACGGATAATAATCTTGACCTCCCATTCTGGGAAGGCTTTCGCGTCTGGAATTTTGACCGACGCGACGACGACACTTGGATCAGCCTTGTGCCCACTGACGGCGCGCCAATGATTTGCTCCGGCTGTGAGCAATCTTGTTCCCAAGTTCACGAGACCTCATACGTGACATGCCGATGCTCGGCGATTCTGTGTGGCTGCAGGTGAATCTTCGGCGGCTGCGCTGCGATTCCTGTGGCACACGCACCGAGCGTGTGAAGTGGCTGGATCGGCACGCACGCATTACTCAGCGTCTGGCCCAATTCGTTGGTCTATGGTGCGAGAAGCTACCTGCGGCTCACGTCTGCAAGCTGTCCGGGCTGCACTGGGAAACGGTGCGCAAGATCGACCGACAACGCCTGGAGGGTAAATTGGCTGAGCTGCCTGACGCCCAGCCAACCAGGCTAGTGATGGATGAATTCGCGCTGTTCAAAGGACATCGCTATGCCACGGTTGTCCTCGATGCCGACACGCGCCGCGTTCTCTGGGTTGGCGAGGGTCGTAGCAGAGAGGCAATTCGCGTGTTCTGTGAATGGCTAGGGCCGGCGCGTTGCGCCGATATAAAGGCAGTGGCCATGGACATGAATACGGCTTTCGACCTCGAAGTCCAGCTGCATTGCCCGCAAGCCAGAGTGGTCTACGACCTGTTTCATGTGATTGCCAAATACGGTCGGGAGGTGATCGACAGGGTGCGCGTGGACGAGGCCAATCGCCTTAAAGGCGATCTCCCTATGAGGCGTGTCGTCAAGCGCGCCCGATGGCTGTTGTTGCGCAATCGCAGCAACGTGCCGTCCGAGCAGCAGCCGAAATTGGACGAACTGCTAGCTGCAAACAAAGCATTGATGACGGTCTACATTATGAAGGCCAGTCTGAAGGAACTATGGCAGGCCACTAGCGCTTGGCATTGGCGCAACGCCTGGCGCGCCTGGCTAAAGATGGCCCATGACAGTAGCATCGAGCCACTACAGAAATTTGCCAAAAAGCTCAAAATCTACTGGCGTGGAATCATAGCCAGGGTACGCTGGCCGATGCACACAGGGCAGCTCGAAGGAATTAACAATCGCATCAAAGTGATGAAGCGCATGGCATACGGATACCGGGATAGCGCCTTCTTCTTCCTGAAGATTAAAGCCGCCTATCCCGGTAATCCGTGAAGAACCAAAAAAAAGCCCGCAGCGCTAAGGCTTGCGGGCTGAATCCAAACCTAGGAGGTGTTGGAGGAGACAGGTGTGACTATAGCAATACGACCCATGTTTGTATGCTTTATAGTTCACATACCTGATATTCGGGAAGTGCATAACAAAACTCAAAACCAGCGCTTGCATAGTCCTTGCCACCGGGACAGTTTGCGTACATCATTGAGAGGCAGCCAGATAGCCTGCCCTATCGATCCCGTCTGACTCTGCGCAACCGTATTATCGTGGAGAACATGATGGACAACGTACTTGCTGCACCTCTTCTCACTAAAGCCGGGATCCTGTTTTCGGTAACAGTCGAGTTCAAACAATATCAATGCCTGGTGCCGGCAACCACCCTTTCCGACCTGTCGCATTCGAAAGATCCCAAGCTCGACCTGCTCGATACCTATCGGGCTTTCCAGAGCAAGATCGAAGGCGTCGCCCGCCGCCTGATTAGCGCCGGCCTGGAAGGAAAACCGCTGGTGGTCAGCACCGGCTATTTTCAATAATCCGGACGCTGCCCGGAATTCCTCAAGCCATCGCAGGCAATCACGGCCTGCAACGGCGGTTCACATTCCGCTTCAATTGTTAAGCAGAGCGCGCCGCTTCAACAGCGCTTCGCGCAGCTTGTCGTAGCCCAGATTGAACAGGAAAGTATAGGGTAGGAAGAACATCAGTAAGCCGATGTCGAGGATCAGTGCATCGAGCAAGCTCATGTCCAGCCACCACGCCACCAGCGGCACCACGATCGCCACCAGGCCCAGTTCGAACGTGACAGCATGCACCGCCCGGACCGCCATGGTGCGGACT
The sequence above is a segment of the Collimonas sp. PA-H2 genome. Coding sequences within it:
- a CDS encoding GNAT family N-acetyltransferase, whose protein sequence is MTQIVNADFANARHATAIVELLNGYAMDAMGGGQQLTNFVKSNLVATLGKRNDVHVVLAFAGDEPAGVAICIEGFSTFACQPLLNIHDLAVAEKFRGRGISKQLIAQVEQVALGLGCCKITLEVLEGNQRAQALYKSTGFAAYELDPAMGKAMLLQKKL
- a CDS encoding GntR family transcriptional regulator; the encoded protein is MTATAKSSTQIAERITEAMLARKLAPGTRLGEQQLAELFGVSRTQIREALTRLVTRGIVTVSARRGWYVIEPTPEDARAAFEARRVLELGLLRHARPISSEAIRALRLHVEREQAALEGDDVAGRSFLLGDFHVCLCESFGNPLLADTLRDLTTRTTLTAMQYQSSHHARQSCAEHVGIVAALENGDLEQAEQLMHSHLCNVEAGLEESLHSGRGPLSPLQQALAPLNENFDKQSFAIPPQLKEF
- a CDS encoding transporter substrate-binding domain-containing protein — protein: MVAVTALFSSTARADALDQIVKSGVLKVAVPQDFPPFGSVTSDLKPQGLDIDVATLIAKKLGVKVELVPVTSANRVPYLQTKKVDLIISSLGKNPEREKVIDFSEAYAPFYNGVFGGADQKVASAADLAGKTVGVTRGAVEDLELSKIAPASATIKRYEDNNGTISAFLSGQVQLVATGNVVAAAIIAKNPPKKPETKFLIKNSPCSIGLNKDEKKLLDKVNAILAETKKDGELNAISVKWLGLPLPANL
- a CDS encoding amino acid ABC transporter permease codes for the protein MSYHFDFLAAFDYPAVLIKGVLVTIELIAIGGVLGITVGICAAWAKTQGPRWLRPLVSAYVELIRNTPFLIQLFFIFFGLPGVGLQISEMEAALLAMVINLGAYSCEIIRAGIAAVARGQIEAGLSLAMTRMQIFRHVILPPALQKIWPALSSQVVIVMLGSAVCSQIAVEELAYAANFIQGRNFRSFESYLLSTAIYLLLAIGLRQLLHLLGNLLFGRRTPKGAA
- a CDS encoding amino acid ABC transporter permease, producing MISFSLWDIVRNLLLALRWTVLLSLASFALGGLLGLIVLFLRTSKQTWLRRVTKMYIELFQGTPLLMQLFLAFFGLALFGLDVPAWLAAGLALTCWSSAYLAEIWRGCVEAIPRGQWEASSSLAMTYLQQMRHVILPQALRIAIPPTVGFSVQIVKGTAVTSIIGFVELSKAGTMITNATFQPFTVYAVVALMYFALCWPLSKYSQSLERKFNGTHRD
- a CDS encoding amino acid ABC transporter ATP-binding protein codes for the protein MALIAIDNVKKSFGDNQVLKGIRLDVEAGEVIAIIGKSGSGKSTLLRCINGLESIDEGNISVGGAHLGKSELELRALRLKVGMIFQQFNLFPHLTVGRNVMLSPMIVKGTSEAAARKSAQDNLARVGLAEKFDAYPDQLSGGQQQRVAIARALTMQPQALLCDEITSALDPELVNEVLTVVRSLAEEGMTLLMVTHEMRFAREVCDRVVFMHQGKVHEIGPPEEIFAHPKTAELQQFLGAAN
- a CDS encoding adenosine deaminase, which translates into the protein MNSISTTPPLAADLVSFIEGLPKAELHLHIEGTLEPELLFALAQRNNVTLPYASVEELRAAYAFTDLQSFLDLYYAGAAVLQTEQDFYDMTMAYIVRSRADNVRHSEIFFDPQTHTERGIAIEVVFAGIARALREARDQHGFSSAIIMSFLRHLSEEDAFATLEAALPLRAEYRDLWIGIGLDSAERGNPPEKFARVFARCRELGFHLVAHAGEEGPPQYVSDALDMLHVERIDHGVRSEEDPALMKRLAEQRIPLTVCPLSNLKLCVVDDMRKHNLARLLHAGLAVTVNSDDPAYFGGYMNANFLAVAASLRLSRTELVMLARNAFEATFLPAAAKQQLLLELDGYCMAH
- a CDS encoding DUF1488 family protein codes for the protein MMDNVLAAPLLTKAGILFSVTVEFKQYQCLVPATTLSDLSHSKDPKLDLLDTYRAFQSKIEGVARRLISAGLEGKPLVVSTGYFQ